DNA from Daucus carota subsp. sativus chromosome 1, DH1 v3.0, whole genome shotgun sequence:
TAAACCTTCTATTATACTACACATGTATAAATATCAAGTTGCTATCAAATCATTTTACATATCCATTCCTGTCATTTTATTGTAGTATATAATATCAGTTGTCCATAATGCTGCAATTTCATAGGTGACTTGTACATCAGATATGCATGTCGCAGATTTTAGTCCCTTTGTATTGTTTCGGACATTCTCTAAATTGAGAATCATGTGGAGGATCTAGAGGTGATCAATGTTTGGTCCTGTTTAATGATTAACAAATAACAGGTAAGCATCTCGATAAGGTGCTGAGAGTAAACCAGACATTTGCTTCGGTTgacattaaattatttaattgaagaTGCATGATTTGACAAGTTGTATGTAAGATCCTGGAGTTCACAATAGTATAATACCTGCACGCACGTTGTCTTTTCATTGACACAATGTTCTTTTTTCTAACAACTAAGTGGCACAGGACTAAGTTTATCGCAACATTCTTGAGGTAATATACCACAAGAAAGCATGCAACATATGTTGACTTTGATAAACCAATATACTATTGATCATCTTCGTGATTGTCACGAAGGCAATCGATCTCCTTTGGATATTGCAGTCAGATGGATTATATAAGGACTGCATGCACAGGTTCATAAATCATAAGCAATTAGAGATCAAATAGCAAACAGTTTCTTAAGCTTAACAGTAGAGCCATGGCTTCTTTCATCGCATTCCTGGTGTTTGTTTTAGCAACATTTCTGAGGAAATCCTTAGCTGTTCAAATATATCGACCCGGGCCATGGTCTCTTGCCCATGCCACGTTTTATGGCGACGAGACTGCATCTGCAACAATGGGTATGAGTGCTATCTCAATGCATCTGATATTTATTTTCAAGTTGTTGCTTTTGGGAATGCTTGGGATTATGAAGTATATAATCTAGAACATGGAGAGCCGGAAGGATTGGTTCGAACCCGTGAATTAGGGTGTCAAAGAATCCTGAAGCTTCCCACTTTTTGACAACTTAAAGTAcaaatttagattatttttttagtttttacctATATGCAACTATATTGAAAGTGTTGCATATGCAAATGCAGCAACAGAAGTTACTTGTGTTGCTTTTCGTATCCTGTGGAACCTGCAACACATGCTGTTTCAAACATctgaatattttcatttttgtaatGTTTCATAATTGGTTAAATTTGCAGGAGGGGCTTGTGGATACGGAAACTTGTTCAACAATGGTTATGGCGTCGATACAGCAGCACTGAGCTCGACTTTATTCAAGAATGGATATGCATGTGGAACTTGTTATCAGATAAAGTGTGTTAACTCTCCTTGGTGCTACAAAGGGTCACCTTACGCGACAATTACAGCCACCAACATTTGTCCTCCCAACTGGTCTCAAGACTCCAACAACGGTGGTTGGTGCAATCCACCCCGTACTCACTTCGACATGGCAAAGCCTGCTTTCATGAAGATTGCTCAATGGAAGGCTGGCATTGTCCCTGTCATGTACCGAAGGTAATTGCATAGACTACAGCTTGTACTTTTTGCATCCAAATTTTTACATTTTACCGAATCATCACTAGTGATGTTAAAGATTAATACTTGAATTCTGAAAGTTTGATAAACTAATGTCCATTGATCTTGCAGAGTGCCATGTGT
Protein-coding regions in this window:
- the LOC108216969 gene encoding expansin-A7, whose product is MASFIAFLVFVLATFLRKSLAVQIYRPGPWSLAHATFYGDETASATMGGACGYGNLFNNGYGVDTAALSSTLFKNGYACGTCYQIKCVNSPWCYKGSPYATITATNICPPNWSQDSNNGGWCNPPRTHFDMAKPAFMKIAQWKAGIVPVMYRRVPCVKKDGLRFTFQGNGYWLLVYVMNVAGGGDIANMWVKGSRTGWISMSHNWGASYQAFASLGGQALSFKLTSYTSRETIIAWNVAPANWNVGLTYKAWKNFH